In Candidatus Tectomicrobia bacterium, a single window of DNA contains:
- the glgP gene encoding alpha-glucan family phosphorylase, producing the protein MNTVIPFQVIPTLPPQLKDLEEIAYNIAFDWNPRARALFAQIGGDEWEATHHNPVRMLGRLSQKTLDEAAQDEGILSELQSVLQELRTYMTEPRWYQKKFGEAGIPDLRIAYFSMEFGLTESIPNYSGGLGILAGDHMKSASDLGLPLVGVGLLYQQGYFRQYLSADGWQQERYPDNDFHNMCLRLVRDEQGNPVTVEVQFSDGLLKAQIWRVQVGRVPIFLMDANLPENAPPHREVTLALYGGDMETRIRQEILLGVGGVRMLHKLNLPPVVCHMNEGHSAFLSLERIRLAMEKYNIDFRTAREMTSAGNVFTTHTPVPAGIDIFPPGLMEKYFRPYAASMQISWEEFMGFGRPNPANQDEPFNVAVLALRLSAGANGVSRLHGEVSRKMWNGLWPNLPLSEVPISSITNGVHLPSWVSAEVKNLLSRYLGPRWTNDPDQPETWERVDRIPATELWLVQERARESLVSFCRSHLRQRWQNRGLSRSHLDLATEILEPGTLTIGFARRFATYKRATLLLQQPDRLIALLTNKERPLQIIFAGKAHPRDHEGKSFIRDLINFARQPAVRRRVVFLEDYDIDVARHLVQGVDLWLNNPRRPQEASGTSGMKVAANAALNLSILDGWWAEGYRSDLGWSIGAGEEYQDSGYQDKVECDSLFDRLEQEIVPLFYDRSTDGIPRGWVEMMRNSLKSLAPVFNTNRMVREYAERFYLPLARHRSYLISDSMKPARSLAAWKGKVREAWPKVQIRDISVDRNGVVSVGTSIRVTADVELGPLGPSDVRVEVYHGPIDPAHKITEGQTLPMAVAEEMGNGFYRFQGELACEIAGSRGIAVRVMPNNPDLPQPLGMHLLTWG; encoded by the coding sequence ATGAACACAGTCATTCCGTTCCAGGTGATTCCGACCCTGCCTCCCCAGCTCAAGGACCTCGAGGAGATCGCCTACAACATCGCCTTCGACTGGAACCCGCGGGCCCGCGCCCTCTTCGCCCAGATCGGCGGGGACGAATGGGAGGCGACCCACCACAACCCGGTGCGGATGCTCGGCCGCCTCTCCCAGAAGACCCTCGACGAGGCGGCTCAAGACGAGGGGATTCTGAGCGAGCTCCAGAGCGTGCTGCAGGAGCTCCGGACCTACATGACCGAGCCCCGCTGGTACCAGAAGAAGTTCGGCGAGGCAGGCATCCCCGACTTGCGCATCGCCTACTTCAGCATGGAGTTCGGCCTGACCGAGTCCATCCCGAACTATTCGGGCGGCCTCGGCATCCTCGCCGGCGATCACATGAAATCGGCGAGCGACCTGGGCCTCCCGCTGGTGGGCGTGGGGCTGCTGTACCAGCAGGGATACTTCCGGCAGTACCTGAGCGCCGACGGCTGGCAGCAGGAGCGCTACCCGGACAACGACTTCCACAACATGTGCCTGCGGCTGGTGCGCGACGAGCAGGGCAACCCCGTCACGGTCGAGGTGCAGTTCTCCGACGGCCTCCTCAAGGCGCAGATCTGGCGCGTGCAGGTGGGGCGGGTCCCCATTTTTCTCATGGACGCCAACCTTCCCGAGAACGCTCCTCCTCACCGCGAGGTCACGCTGGCGCTCTACGGGGGGGACATGGAGACACGCATCCGCCAGGAGATTCTGCTCGGGGTCGGCGGGGTGCGGATGCTCCACAAGCTGAACCTCCCGCCCGTCGTCTGCCACATGAACGAGGGCCACTCGGCCTTCCTCTCGCTGGAGCGCATCCGGCTGGCGATGGAGAAGTACAACATCGACTTCCGCACCGCGCGGGAGATGACCTCGGCCGGCAACGTCTTCACCACGCACACGCCCGTCCCGGCCGGGATCGACATCTTCCCCCCCGGGCTGATGGAGAAATACTTCCGCCCCTATGCGGCCTCCATGCAGATCAGCTGGGAGGAGTTCATGGGCTTCGGGCGGCCGAACCCGGCCAACCAGGACGAGCCCTTCAACGTCGCGGTCCTCGCCCTGCGGCTCTCGGCGGGCGCGAACGGCGTCAGCCGCCTGCACGGCGAGGTTTCGCGGAAGATGTGGAACGGCCTGTGGCCGAACCTCCCGCTGAGCGAGGTGCCCATTTCATCCATCACCAACGGCGTGCACCTGCCATCCTGGGTCTCGGCCGAGGTGAAGAACCTCCTCAGCCGCTACCTCGGCCCCCGGTGGACGAACGATCCCGACCAGCCGGAGACGTGGGAGCGCGTGGACCGCATCCCCGCGACCGAGCTCTGGCTCGTGCAGGAGCGGGCCCGGGAGAGCCTCGTCAGCTTCTGCCGCAGCCATCTGCGGCAACGCTGGCAGAATCGGGGCCTCTCCCGCAGTCATCTCGATCTGGCCACAGAGATCCTCGAGCCGGGCACACTCACCATCGGCTTCGCGCGGCGCTTCGCGACCTATAAGCGCGCGACCCTGCTCCTCCAGCAGCCCGACCGCCTGATCGCCCTTCTCACGAACAAGGAGCGGCCTCTCCAGATCATCTTCGCCGGGAAAGCCCACCCCCGCGATCACGAGGGGAAGTCCTTCATCCGCGACCTCATCAACTTCGCCCGCCAGCCCGCCGTCCGCAGGCGCGTGGTCTTTCTCGAGGACTACGACATCGACGTCGCGCGCCACCTCGTTCAGGGCGTGGACCTGTGGCTCAACAACCCGCGCCGGCCCCAGGAGGCCAGCGGCACCAGCGGCATGAAGGTGGCCGCCAACGCCGCGCTCAACCTGAGCATCCTGGACGGCTGGTGGGCGGAGGGCTACCGAAGCGACCTCGGCTGGTCCATCGGCGCGGGGGAGGAGTACCAGGACTCGGGCTACCAGGACAAGGTGGAATGCGACAGCCTGTTCGACCGGCTGGAGCAGGAGATCGTGCCGCTGTTCTACGACCGCTCGACGGACGGCATCCCGCGCGGGTGGGTGGAGATGATGCGGAACTCCCTGAAGTCCCTCGCGCCGGTGTTCAACACGAACCGCATGGTGCGCGAATACGCCGAGCGCTTCTACCTGCCGCTCGCCCGGCACCGCTCCTATCTCATCAGCGACAGCATGAAGCCGGCCCGCTCCCTCGCCGCCTGGAAGGGCAAAGTCCGCGAGGCGTGGCCGAAGGTGCAAATCCGCGACATCTCGGTGGACCGCAACGGCGTGGTGTCGGTGGGAACGTCCATCCGCGTGACGGCGGACGTGGAGCTCGGCCCCCTGGGCCCCTCGGACGTCCGCGTGGAGGTCTACCACGGGCCCATCGACCCGGCGCACAAGATCACGGAGGGGCAGACGCTTCCCATGGCGGTCGCGGAGGAGATGGGGAACGGGTTCTACCGGTTCCAGGGGGAGCTCGCTTGCGAGATCGCCGGGTCGCGCGGGATCGCGGTGCGGGTGATGCCCAACAACCCGGATCTTCCCCAGCCCTTGGGCATGCACCTCCTCACGTGGGGCTGA
- a CDS encoding cupin domain-containing protein, translating to MKKAAYRVRPGEAASGPLPVSGGHSLFRILLDDQTVGARNFALLFNEFGPGLSSTAHKHDKEEHAFYILSGSGSVAIDGENVPFEEGDAIFVPPGAMHQIRSGPGKPLKYVVIYSPPGPNVALREKGAYGLAGGDSQSQAGRATSPGGTL from the coding sequence ATGAAAAAAGCCGCCTACCGCGTCCGTCCCGGCGAGGCCGCCTCCGGGCCCCTGCCGGTATCGGGAGGGCACAGCCTCTTCCGCATCCTGCTGGACGATCAGACCGTCGGCGCCCGCAACTTCGCCCTCCTGTTCAACGAGTTCGGTCCGGGCCTGAGCTCCACGGCCCATAAGCACGACAAGGAAGAGCACGCTTTCTACATCCTGAGCGGGTCGGGCTCCGTCGCCATCGACGGGGAAAATGTGCCATTCGAGGAAGGAGACGCGATATTCGTCCCGCCTGGGGCCATGCATCAGATCCGCAGCGGGCCGGGCAAGCCCCTCAAGTACGTCGTCATCTACTCGCCGCCGGGACCCAACGTCGCGCTCCGTGAAAAGGGCGCCTACGGCCTCGCAGGCGGCGATTCACAGTCCCAGGCCGGCCGGGCGACCTCCCCCGGCGGCACCCTCTAA
- the thiD gene encoding bifunctional hydroxymethylpyrimidine kinase/phosphomethylpyrimidine kinase has product MIHSRWRGDGRRLRAGFIRAEDRAPFPLPVFPWREKGNRSVAFRTGFDLPPVALTIAGSDSGGGAGVQADLKTFCAFGVYGASVITALTAQNTVGVQGVHGVPPDFIALQFDSVCGDLPVAAAKVGMLATAEIVEVVARKVREHRLERLVVDPVMVAKSGDRLLAPEAREALIRELLPLAEVLTPNTEEARDLLGGGPIGGIEEMKEAARALHRLGPRHVLVKGGHITRGAADVLFDGREIAVLGGRHVDTPHTHGTGCTLSSAIAAGLALGRPVREAAAAAKEYIQGAIESALPLGKGRGPLNHMYRSVQRMSA; this is encoded by the coding sequence ATGATACATTCACGGTGGCGAGGGGATGGAAGGCGGCTTCGGGCCGGGTTTATCCGGGCCGAAGATCGCGCTCCCTTCCCGCTGCCGGTTTTCCCCTGGCGAGAGAAAGGAAACCGATCCGTGGCATTCCGAACCGGTTTTGACCTGCCTCCCGTCGCGCTGACCATCGCCGGCTCCGACTCGGGAGGGGGCGCGGGGGTCCAGGCGGACCTCAAGACCTTCTGCGCCTTCGGCGTCTACGGCGCCTCCGTCATCACCGCCCTCACGGCCCAGAACACCGTGGGGGTCCAGGGCGTGCACGGCGTGCCTCCCGATTTCATCGCCCTGCAGTTCGACTCCGTGTGCGGCGATCTCCCGGTGGCCGCCGCCAAGGTGGGGATGCTGGCCACGGCCGAAATCGTCGAGGTGGTGGCCCGGAAGGTCCGGGAGCACCGGCTGGAGCGGCTGGTCGTGGACCCGGTGATGGTGGCCAAGAGCGGGGACCGCCTGCTCGCGCCGGAGGCGCGCGAGGCCCTCATCCGGGAGCTCCTCCCGCTGGCCGAGGTGCTCACGCCGAACACGGAGGAGGCCCGCGATCTCCTGGGCGGCGGGCCCATCGGCGGCATCGAGGAGATGAAGGAGGCGGCCCGGGCGCTCCACCGCCTCGGCCCGCGCCATGTGCTCGTGAAGGGCGGCCACATTACCCGGGGAGCGGCGGACGTGCTGTTCGACGGGCGCGAGATCGCCGTCCTCGGCGGCCGGCATGTCGACACTCCGCACACCCACGGGACGGGCTGCACCCTCTCCTCGGCCATCGCGGCCGGCCTCGCCCTCGGGCGGCCGGTCCGGGAGGCGGCCGCGGCGGCCAAGGAATACATCCAGGGGGCCATCGAGAGCGCCCTGCCCCTCGGGAAAGGGAGGGGCCCCTTGAATCACATGTACCGCTCCGTTCAGAGGATGAGCGCATGA
- the cysK gene encoding cysteine synthase A has protein sequence MALGTRGRPSQILRAHSDILGQVGGTPLVRLRRLPDPKGARVYAKLEQFNPGGSVKDRIALSMILDAERRGLLKPGGTILEPTSGNTGIGLAMVGAVRGYRVIIVLSESMSHERHSLLTGYGAQVVFSPGEGGMMGSVTKAEELLAGNPDYFMPQQFNNPANPEIHRRTTAREILRDMGAQRVDALVAGVGTGGTITGVGEVLKAKRPATRVVAVEPAGCAILSGGKPGPHQIQGIGAGFVPRVLNREVIDQVEVVTDQEAYDHSKELGRGEGIAAGISAGAAVCAALRVARGMSPEENVVVVLPDGAERYFSLEPYFR, from the coding sequence ATGGCTTTGGGCACCCGAGGGCGGCCTTCCCAAATTCTCCGGGCTCATTCCGATATTTTGGGCCAGGTCGGGGGAACGCCCCTGGTCCGCCTGAGGCGCCTTCCGGACCCCAAGGGAGCGCGGGTCTACGCCAAGCTGGAGCAGTTCAACCCCGGCGGGAGCGTCAAGGACCGCATCGCGCTCAGCATGATTCTCGACGCCGAGCGGCGCGGCCTGCTCAAGCCCGGGGGCACCATCCTCGAGCCCACGAGCGGCAACACGGGCATTGGGTTGGCCATGGTGGGCGCCGTCCGGGGCTACCGCGTGATCATCGTCCTGAGCGAGAGCATGAGCCATGAGCGCCACTCGCTGCTCACGGGCTACGGCGCGCAGGTGGTCTTCAGCCCCGGCGAGGGGGGCATGATGGGCTCGGTGACCAAGGCCGAGGAGCTGCTCGCCGGGAATCCGGACTACTTCATGCCCCAGCAGTTCAACAACCCGGCCAATCCCGAGATCCACCGCCGCACCACCGCCCGCGAGATTCTCCGGGACATGGGCGCCCAGCGCGTGGACGCCTTGGTGGCGGGGGTCGGCACGGGGGGCACCATCACCGGGGTGGGCGAGGTGCTCAAGGCCAAGCGTCCGGCCACCCGCGTCGTGGCGGTCGAGCCGGCCGGCTGCGCCATCCTCTCGGGTGGCAAGCCCGGGCCGCACCAGATCCAGGGGATCGGGGCCGGCTTCGTCCCCCGCGTGCTGAACCGCGAGGTGATCGACCAGGTCGAGGTGGTCACGGACCAGGAGGCCTACGACCATTCCAAGGAGCTCGGCCGGGGGGAGGGGATCGCGGCGGGCATCTCGGCCGGGGCGGCCGTCTGCGCCGCGCTGCGGGTGGCGCGCGGGATGTCCCCCGAGGAGAACGTGGTCGTCGTCCTGCCCGACGGGGCGGAGCGGTATTTCAGCCTGGAGCCTTATTTCCGCTGA
- a CDS encoding MoaD/ThiS family protein: MPVVVRIPTPLQEFTQQKDAVEVDGETVKDVLANLDKKCSGIRQRLYDESGKLRRFVNIYVNQEDIRFLQGEGTKVKGGDEVSIVPAIAGGR; this comes from the coding sequence ATGCCGGTTGTGGTCCGGATTCCCACCCCCCTGCAGGAGTTCACCCAGCAGAAGGATGCCGTCGAGGTCGATGGCGAGACGGTGAAGGACGTCCTCGCCAACCTGGACAAGAAGTGCTCCGGCATCCGCCAGCGCCTCTACGACGAGAGCGGGAAGCTCCGCCGCTTCGTCAACATATACGTGAACCAGGAGGACATCCGCTTCCTCCAGGGCGAGGGGACGAAGGTGAAGGGGGGCGACGAGGTGTCGATCGTCCCGGCCATCGCGGGCGGCCGCTGA
- a CDS encoding cysteine synthase family protein gives MIQAPARSFRSIDDVPILKLIGNTPLLRIRLFEREFPHVEVWAKAEWFNPGGSVKDRPALSMVRDGLERGLLRPGMTLLDSTSGNTGIAYAMIGAALGIPVKLVLPANASPERKGTLKAYGAEMVFSSALEGSDGAQRLARRIYEEDPEAYFLPCQYDNPANPLAHENGTAVEILEQTGGRVTHFVAGLGTTGTLVGTGRGLKKRKADVKVCAVMPAEPFHGLEGMKHIPTAIRPGIYEEAVHDQLILAGTEDSYQLAERLAHEEGLFVGHSSGAALVGAREVAERARSGVIVVIFPDSGDRYLSEMH, from the coding sequence ATGATTCAGGCTCCTGCCCGTTCGTTCCGCAGCATCGACGACGTCCCGATCCTCAAGCTGATCGGGAACACCCCCCTGCTGCGCATCCGGCTGTTCGAGCGGGAGTTCCCGCATGTCGAGGTCTGGGCCAAGGCTGAGTGGTTCAACCCGGGTGGATCGGTGAAGGATCGGCCCGCCCTCTCCATGGTGAGGGACGGCCTCGAGCGGGGCCTCCTGCGGCCCGGCATGACCCTACTGGATTCCACGAGTGGCAACACCGGGATCGCCTACGCCATGATCGGGGCCGCGCTCGGCATCCCGGTGAAGCTCGTCCTCCCGGCGAACGCGAGCCCGGAGCGCAAGGGCACGCTCAAGGCCTACGGCGCCGAGATGGTCTTCTCGAGCGCGCTCGAGGGCTCGGACGGCGCGCAGCGCCTCGCGCGCCGGATCTACGAGGAGGACCCGGAGGCCTATTTCCTGCCCTGCCAGTACGACAACCCCGCCAACCCGCTCGCCCACGAGAACGGGACGGCGGTGGAGATCCTCGAGCAGACGGGCGGCCGCGTGACCCACTTCGTGGCCGGCCTCGGCACGACGGGCACCCTGGTGGGCACGGGGCGGGGGCTCAAGAAGCGCAAGGCGGACGTCAAGGTGTGCGCGGTGATGCCCGCCGAGCCCTTCCACGGCCTCGAGGGCATGAAGCACATCCCCACGGCCATCCGCCCGGGGATCTACGAGGAGGCGGTGCACGATCAGCTCATCCTGGCCGGGACCGAGGACAGCTATCAGCTGGCCGAGCGCCTGGCGCACGAGGAGGGGCTGTTCGTGGGCCACTCTTCGGGGGCGGCCCTCGTGGGCGCGCGCGAGGTGGCGGAGCGCGCCCGGAGCGGCGTCATCGTGGTCATCTTCCCCGACAGCGGGGATCGGTACCTGAGCGAGATGCATTGA
- a CDS encoding Mov34/MPN/PAD-1 family protein, which produces MRLTKEQAEMIGGHARAAYPDECCGVIVGPPAGESNGDPRRLRVHLLRNLQNEMHAKDPESYPRTARRAFLIDPFALERILREARERGEVLCAIFHSHPDEDAYFSREDRDAAVPFGDVPSYPEAAHIVMSVREGQVRGAKVFRWDAGAKDFVAGDLEVAERT; this is translated from the coding sequence TTGCGGCTGACGAAGGAGCAGGCGGAGATGATAGGCGGGCATGCCCGGGCGGCCTATCCCGACGAGTGCTGCGGCGTCATCGTGGGCCCCCCCGCCGGGGAGTCGAACGGCGACCCGCGCCGCCTGCGGGTGCACCTCTTGCGGAACCTTCAGAACGAGATGCACGCGAAGGACCCCGAGTCCTACCCCCGAACGGCCCGGCGCGCGTTCCTCATCGATCCGTTCGCGCTGGAGCGCATCCTGCGCGAGGCGCGGGAGCGCGGCGAGGTGCTGTGCGCCATCTTTCACAGCCATCCCGACGAGGACGCCTATTTCTCCCGGGAGGATCGGGACGCGGCGGTGCCCTTCGGGGACGTGCCCTCCTATCCCGAGGCCGCCCACATCGTGATGAGCGTCCGGGAGGGCCAAGTGCGCGGGGCCAAGGTGTTCCGCTGGGACGCCGGCGCGAAGGATTTCGTGGCGGGCGATCTGGAAGTGGCGGAGCGGACATGA
- a CDS encoding HesA/MoeB/ThiF family protein, protein MTLAERLARSSVLVVGAGGLGSPAALALAASGVGRIGLVDEDRVDLSNLTRQILHRTADLGRAKVDSGVERLGALAPGVRVEAHRTRLGPAEAPSLVAGYDVVVEGSDNLDTKLLMNEACLQEGKPLVLGAILRFFGQVLTVVPGKTACARCLYGGDGGAVLASCGRAGVLGAVAGFIGMAQAAEALRLLAGRPPAWADRLLTADLWRNRMGTAPLRPDPFCETCGAGAAKAARLVIP, encoded by the coding sequence ATGACCCTGGCGGAGCGGCTGGCGCGATCCTCGGTCCTCGTGGTGGGGGCCGGCGGGCTGGGCTCGCCCGCCGCCCTGGCCCTCGCGGCCTCCGGGGTGGGGCGGATCGGCCTGGTGGACGAGGACCGGGTGGACCTCTCGAACCTCACCCGCCAGATTCTCCACCGCACCGCCGACCTGGGCCGGGCAAAGGTGGATTCGGGGGTGGAGCGGCTCGGGGCCCTGGCGCCGGGCGTCCGGGTGGAGGCGCACCGGACGCGCCTCGGCCCCGCGGAGGCGCCCTCCCTGGTGGCCGGGTACGACGTGGTGGTGGAGGGGAGCGACAACCTCGACACCAAGCTCCTGATGAACGAAGCGTGTCTCCAGGAGGGGAAGCCGCTGGTCCTGGGCGCCATCCTGCGCTTCTTCGGCCAGGTGCTCACCGTGGTGCCGGGGAAGACGGCCTGCGCCCGCTGCCTCTATGGCGGGGACGGCGGAGCCGTCCTGGCCTCCTGCGGCCGCGCGGGAGTGCTGGGGGCGGTGGCGGGCTTCATCGGCATGGCCCAGGCGGCCGAGGCGCTCCGCCTGCTGGCGGGCCGGCCTCCGGCCTGGGCGGACCGGCTGCTGACCGCCGATCTGTGGCGAAACCGGATGGGGACGGCGCCGCTCCGGCCGGATCCCTTTTGCGAAACGTGCGGCGCGGGCGCCGCGAAGGCCGCCCGATTGGTCATCCCCTGA
- a CDS encoding RrF2 family transcriptional regulator → MKISTKGRYAVLAMIELARHSQTHPIPLPQIAGRLAISQHYLEQLFVKMRRARLVRSTRGPGGGYILALPPSQINMKAVLSAVEEEIRPVDCGDTDEAGGPCPNIPVCGSRVLWKKLEAAIDRTLSETTLEELSLGSREETERVRLPSFPVSI, encoded by the coding sequence ATGAAGATCTCGACGAAAGGCCGCTACGCCGTGCTTGCCATGATCGAGCTGGCGAGGCATTCCCAGACCCATCCCATCCCGCTCCCGCAGATCGCGGGGCGGCTGGCCATCAGCCAGCACTACTTGGAGCAGCTTTTCGTCAAGATGCGGCGCGCCAGGCTCGTGCGCAGCACGCGGGGGCCCGGGGGAGGATACATTCTGGCCCTGCCGCCCTCGCAGATCAACATGAAGGCCGTGCTCTCGGCGGTGGAGGAGGAGATCCGCCCCGTGGACTGCGGCGATACGGACGAGGCGGGCGGCCCCTGCCCCAACATCCCGGTTTGCGGGAGCCGCGTGCTGTGGAAGAAGCTGGAGGCCGCGATCGACCGGACCCTCTCCGAGACCACTCTCGAGGAGCTTTCCCTCGGCTCCCGGGAGGAGACCGAGCGGGTGCGCCTCCCGAGTTTCCCCGTGAGCATCTGA
- a CDS encoding sorbosone dehydrogenase family protein, with the protein MLLAMAPAPPPISAQELPLDRVQLPPGFRIGLYARDVPGARSLALSPAGTVFVGSRGAGKVYALRDKDGDGRADEIITLLQGLDTPNGVAFKDGDLYVAQISRVLRYRGIEARLKNPPEPEVFYDGLPTDRHHGWKFIRFGPDGRLHVPVGAPCNICDPGDPYAAILRLAPDGKSREIVARGVRNTVGFDWHPRTKELWFTDNGRDWMGDDRPPDELNRAPRPGMHFGFPYCHGQSLKDPDFGSGRDCSRYAPPARELGPHVAALGMRFYTGKMFPGRYRNQIFIAEHGSWNRSAPIGYRVTLVRLDEGGRAVEYAPFAHGWLQGGSAWGRPVDVQELPDGSLLVSDDRAGAVYRITYGR; encoded by the coding sequence ATGCTGCTCGCCATGGCCCCGGCGCCGCCCCCCATCTCCGCCCAGGAGCTTCCCCTCGATCGCGTCCAGCTCCCCCCCGGGTTCCGCATCGGCCTCTACGCCCGCGACGTGCCGGGGGCGCGCTCGCTGGCCCTGAGCCCCGCCGGCACCGTCTTCGTCGGCTCGCGCGGGGCGGGCAAGGTCTACGCCCTCCGGGACAAGGACGGCGACGGCCGGGCGGACGAGATCATCACCCTCCTCCAGGGCCTGGACACCCCCAACGGGGTGGCCTTCAAGGACGGCGACCTCTACGTGGCCCAGATATCGCGCGTCCTGCGGTACCGGGGCATCGAGGCCCGCCTGAAGAACCCGCCCGAGCCCGAGGTCTTCTACGACGGCCTCCCCACCGACCGCCACCACGGCTGGAAGTTCATCCGCTTCGGGCCGGACGGCCGGCTCCACGTCCCCGTGGGCGCCCCCTGCAACATCTGCGACCCGGGCGACCCCTATGCCGCCATCCTCCGCCTCGCGCCCGACGGCAAGAGCCGCGAGATCGTCGCCCGGGGGGTGCGGAACACCGTCGGCTTCGACTGGCATCCCCGGACGAAGGAGCTCTGGTTCACCGACAACGGGCGCGACTGGATGGGCGACGACCGGCCCCCGGACGAGCTGAACCGCGCCCCGCGCCCGGGCATGCACTTCGGCTTCCCCTATTGCCACGGCCAGAGCCTCAAGGACCCCGACTTCGGCTCCGGCCGGGACTGCTCCCGCTACGCGCCCCCCGCCCGGGAGCTGGGCCCCCACGTGGCCGCCCTTGGGATGCGCTTCTACACCGGGAAGATGTTCCCCGGGAGATACCGCAACCAGATCTTCATCGCCGAGCACGGCTCCTGGAACCGGAGCGCCCCCATCGGCTACCGGGTGACCCTGGTGCGCCTGGACGAGGGCGGCCGCGCGGTGGAATACGCCCCCTTCGCCCACGGCTGGCTCCAGGGCGGCTCGGCCTGGGGGCGCCCGGTGGACGTCCAGGAGCTTCCGGACGGCTCCCTCCTCGTCTCGGACGACCGCGCCGGCGCCGTCTACCGCATCACCTACGGGCGGTAG
- a CDS encoding cytochrome P460 family protein, producing the protein MRHRFLSAGGRLGGGVLIALGLAFALSAQGQELRRLDFIQDYLKWAPLYRDPVFSATHGKRLVRTYLNAPAWAEWQRFQKAPEGSLLTFPPGSLIVKDSWENVNGKPGPRAYLFVMRKEAENSRPAAGDWYWAIATPDFRVLKWQGKIFEGYGGNVQYCVDCHKQAEGTDFFFGSPGKLPKK; encoded by the coding sequence ATGCGGCACAGGTTTCTTTCGGCCGGCGGGCGGCTGGGGGGAGGCGTCCTGATCGCCCTGGGCCTGGCCTTCGCGCTCTCGGCTCAGGGGCAGGAGCTCAGGCGGCTCGACTTCATCCAGGACTACCTGAAGTGGGCCCCCCTCTACCGGGACCCCGTCTTCAGCGCCACCCACGGCAAGCGGCTCGTGCGGACCTACCTGAACGCCCCCGCCTGGGCCGAATGGCAGCGCTTCCAGAAGGCCCCCGAGGGCTCCCTTCTGACCTTCCCGCCGGGGAGCCTCATCGTGAAGGACTCCTGGGAGAACGTGAACGGCAAGCCCGGGCCGCGCGCCTACCTCTTCGTGATGCGCAAGGAGGCCGAGAACTCCCGGCCTGCCGCGGGGGACTGGTACTGGGCCATCGCCACCCCGGACTTCCGCGTCCTCAAGTGGCAGGGGAAGATCTTCGAGGGCTACGGCGGGAACGTGCAGTACTGCGTCGACTGCCACAAGCAGGCGGAGGGGACCGACTTCTTCTTCGGGTCGCCGGGCAAGTTGCCCAAGAAGTAA
- a CDS encoding dihydrodipicolinate synthase family protein — protein MKYRKSEAKEYAREALRGIWDSVGTPFTPEGKLDEAGIRRNMNHLIENLQVDGNYTSGNVAEFWSLSTAERKRAHEAYIEAAAGRIPMMAGVHDQSADTAVELARHAQDVGYDLVIILTPFIAARNDAAVLEYMTYVSQRVDIGIVLFNSPGACHLIGPELARRLAALPNVCGMKQTDWNPHATILLEEAVGDRIVISVAEETVWLHNMIHLGHRWLITYTPHTYQVAGWLPLKEYTELALAGDLKRAAEVSASLAPLRAANSRWIMGPWAQGRMPVAALKLWEELIGMAAGPVRPPAVPLTKEEREELRADLRRAGLLQKAEAATAPQ, from the coding sequence ATGAAATACCGCAAGAGCGAGGCCAAGGAATACGCCCGGGAGGCGCTGCGGGGCATCTGGGACTCCGTCGGCACCCCGTTCACTCCGGAGGGGAAGCTCGACGAGGCCGGCATCCGCCGGAACATGAACCACCTCATCGAGAACCTCCAGGTGGACGGCAACTACACCTCGGGCAACGTGGCCGAGTTCTGGTCCCTCTCGACCGCCGAGCGCAAGCGGGCGCACGAGGCCTACATCGAGGCGGCGGCCGGGCGCATCCCCATGATGGCCGGGGTGCACGACCAGTCGGCGGACACCGCGGTGGAGCTGGCCCGCCACGCCCAGGACGTAGGCTACGATCTCGTCATCATCCTCACCCCCTTCATCGCCGCCCGGAACGACGCGGCGGTGCTCGAGTACATGACCTACGTCTCGCAGCGCGTGGACATCGGCATCGTCCTCTTCAACTCGCCGGGCGCCTGCCACCTCATCGGCCCCGAGCTCGCGCGGAGGCTCGCGGCCCTGCCCAACGTCTGCGGAATGAAGCAGACGGACTGGAATCCCCACGCCACCATCCTCCTCGAGGAGGCGGTGGGGGACCGGATCGTGATCAGCGTGGCGGAGGAGACCGTCTGGCTCCACAACATGATCCATCTCGGCCACCGCTGGCTCATCACCTACACCCCGCACACCTACCAGGTGGCGGGCTGGCTCCCGCTCAAGGAGTACACCGAACTGGCCCTGGCCGGTGACCTGAAGCGCGCGGCGGAGGTCTCGGCCTCCCTGGCCCCGCTCAGGGCCGCGAACAGCCGCTGGATCATGGGCCCCTGGGCCCAGGGGCGGATGCCCGTCGCGGCGCTCAAGCTCTGGGAGGAGCTCATCGGGATGGCCGCCGGGCCGGTGCGGCCCCCCGCCGTCCCGCTCACGAAGGAAGAGAGGGAAGAGCTGCGCGCCGACCTCAGGCGCGCCGGGCTGCTCCAGAAGGCGGAGGCGGCCACGGCCCCCCAGTAG